One part of the Solanum dulcamara chromosome 3, daSolDulc1.2, whole genome shotgun sequence genome encodes these proteins:
- the LOC129882659 gene encoding uncharacterized protein LOC129882659 isoform X1 codes for MVALSNNQILISLSLSSTLPQFNHLAGYSYNHRRPWKLRSAPKQCNYSSSSRIKRFQLLSAKNYKNGQSEDAEEIVHKAFDDLTGSLEDKSVSTGSSFLAKLAIALGIAATITFLSIGLKQPNQGSNFGIQYLVDGSSSSTISTPAPGFSFKAFGYKVMLPEYAPGWIYFWLLMAAGFGLFISEEALNIWVGISIARMLVLDGTWQSVVNSFSRNAPYITSTILWVYWGVCISDMIPFYLGKLFKQSGASDDVCSKLGIGNQKARDITNAVQKYGNLIGFVERFSLGVRNPTAFLAGALHIYIAGYITRVFLCRCLLRRLDHSSNSVDNWIFTKRASSICRCNRYYCSGNLDYIPLRSGYFYSIIPISTAPVFWLGQLITFMIG; via the exons ATGGTGGCTCTCTCTAATAACCAAATATTGATATCTCTTTCATTATCTTCAACTCTCCCACAATTTAACCACCTCGCCGGTTATTCTTATAACCATCGGAGACCGTGGAAACTCCGGAGTGCACCGAAGCAGTGCAACTACTCCTCATCATCTAG GATCAAAAGATTTCAGCTTTTGAGtgctaaaaattataaaaatggaCAGTCGGAGGATGCTGAGGAGATAGTGCACAAGGCTTTCGATGATTTAACTGGTAGTTTGGAAGATAAATCTGTTAGCACAGGAAGTTCGTTTTTGGCAAAACTGGCAATAGCACTAGGTATTGCTGCTACAATTACATTCCTATCCATTGGCCTTAAGCAGCCTAATCAAGGATCAAATTTTGGGATTCAATATCTGGTTGATGGATCATCATCTTCCACAATTTCTACACCTGCTCCTGGTTTTTCTTTCAAAGCTTTTGGCTATAAAGTCATGCTTCCAGAATATGCTCCAGG ATGGATCTACTTTTGGCTTCTGATGGCAGCTGGTTTTGGACTTTTTATCAGTGAGGAGGCTTTGAATATATGG GTTGGAATCTCTATAGCACGGATGCTTGTTCTAGATGGGACGTGGCAATCAGTAGTGAACTCCTTTTCCAGAAATGCTCCATATATAACATCCACTATTCTCTGGGTGTACTG GGGTGTTTGTATCAGTGATATGATACCTTTTTACCTTGGGAAGCTTTTTAAGCAATCTGGTGCATCCGATGATGTTTGCTCAAAG TTAGGGATTGGAAATCAGAAGGCAAGAGATATTACAAATGCTGTACAAAAATATGGGAATCTCATTGGTTTTG TGGAACGATTTTCTCTTGGAGTGAGAAATCCCACTGCTTTCCTTGCAGGGGCTCTG CACATATATATTGCAGGATATATCACCAGAGTGTTTCTTTGCCGGTGTCTGTTGCGGAGGCTTGATCACTCTTCCAATTCAG TTGACAATTGGATTTTTACTAAGAGAGCGTCCAGTATTTGCCGTTGCAACCGTTACTACTGTAGTG GGAATCTGGACTATATTCCCCTACGCAGTGGCTACTTCTACAGCATTATTCCTATATCTACGGCGCCAGTTTTCTGGTTAGGCCAACTCATTACTTTTATGATTGGTTAA
- the LOC129882659 gene encoding uncharacterized protein LOC129882659 isoform X2: MVALSNNQILISLSLSSTLPQFNHLAGYSYNHRRPWKLRSAPKQCNYSSSSRIKRFQLLSAKNYKNGQSEDAEEIVHKAFDDLTGSLEDKSVSTGSSFLAKLAIALGIAATITFLSIGLKQPNQGSNFGIQYLVDGSSSSTISTPAPGFSFKAFGYKVMLPEYAPGWIYFWLLMAAGFGLFISEEALNIWVGISIARMLVLDGTWQSVVNSFSRNAPYITSTILWVYWGVCISDMIPFYLGKLFKQSGASDDVCSKLGIGNQKARDITNAVQKYGNLIGFVERFSLGVRNPTAFLAGALDISPECFFAGVCCGGLITLPIQLTIGFLLRERPVFAVATVTTVVGIWTIFPYAVATSTALFLYLRRQFSG, encoded by the exons ATGGTGGCTCTCTCTAATAACCAAATATTGATATCTCTTTCATTATCTTCAACTCTCCCACAATTTAACCACCTCGCCGGTTATTCTTATAACCATCGGAGACCGTGGAAACTCCGGAGTGCACCGAAGCAGTGCAACTACTCCTCATCATCTAG GATCAAAAGATTTCAGCTTTTGAGtgctaaaaattataaaaatggaCAGTCGGAGGATGCTGAGGAGATAGTGCACAAGGCTTTCGATGATTTAACTGGTAGTTTGGAAGATAAATCTGTTAGCACAGGAAGTTCGTTTTTGGCAAAACTGGCAATAGCACTAGGTATTGCTGCTACAATTACATTCCTATCCATTGGCCTTAAGCAGCCTAATCAAGGATCAAATTTTGGGATTCAATATCTGGTTGATGGATCATCATCTTCCACAATTTCTACACCTGCTCCTGGTTTTTCTTTCAAAGCTTTTGGCTATAAAGTCATGCTTCCAGAATATGCTCCAGG ATGGATCTACTTTTGGCTTCTGATGGCAGCTGGTTTTGGACTTTTTATCAGTGAGGAGGCTTTGAATATATGG GTTGGAATCTCTATAGCACGGATGCTTGTTCTAGATGGGACGTGGCAATCAGTAGTGAACTCCTTTTCCAGAAATGCTCCATATATAACATCCACTATTCTCTGGGTGTACTG GGGTGTTTGTATCAGTGATATGATACCTTTTTACCTTGGGAAGCTTTTTAAGCAATCTGGTGCATCCGATGATGTTTGCTCAAAG TTAGGGATTGGAAATCAGAAGGCAAGAGATATTACAAATGCTGTACAAAAATATGGGAATCTCATTGGTTTTG TGGAACGATTTTCTCTTGGAGTGAGAAATCCCACTGCTTTCCTTGCAGGGGCTCTG GATATATCACCAGAGTGTTTCTTTGCCGGTGTCTGTTGCGGAGGCTTGATCACTCTTCCAATTCAG TTGACAATTGGATTTTTACTAAGAGAGCGTCCAGTATTTGCCGTTGCAACCGTTACTACTGTAGTG GGAATCTGGACTATATTCCCCTACGCAGTGGCTACTTCTACAGCATTATTCCTATATCTACGGCGCCAGTTTTCTGGTTAG
- the LOC129882659 gene encoding uncharacterized protein LOC129882659 isoform X3 has translation MKEGQTCDVHLIYTLHATLVIPPVLRIKRFQLLSAKNYKNGQSEDAEEIVHKAFDDLTGSLEDKSVSTGSSFLAKLAIALGIAATITFLSIGLKQPNQGSNFGIQYLVDGSSSSTISTPAPGFSFKAFGYKVMLPEYAPGWIYFWLLMAAGFGLFISEEALNIWVGISIARMLVLDGTWQSVVNSFSRNAPYITSTILWVYWGVCISDMIPFYLGKLFKQSGASDDVCSKLGIGNQKARDITNAVQKYGNLIGFVERFSLGVRNPTAFLAGALHIYIAGYITRVFLCRCLLRRLDHSSNSVDNWIFTKRASSICRCNRYYCSGNLDYIPLRSGYFYSIIPISTAPVFWLGQLITFMIG, from the exons ATGAAAGAAG GTCAAACTTGTGATGTGCACCTAATCTACACGTTACATGCTACACTTGTTATCCCTCCTGTATTAAG GATCAAAAGATTTCAGCTTTTGAGtgctaaaaattataaaaatggaCAGTCGGAGGATGCTGAGGAGATAGTGCACAAGGCTTTCGATGATTTAACTGGTAGTTTGGAAGATAAATCTGTTAGCACAGGAAGTTCGTTTTTGGCAAAACTGGCAATAGCACTAGGTATTGCTGCTACAATTACATTCCTATCCATTGGCCTTAAGCAGCCTAATCAAGGATCAAATTTTGGGATTCAATATCTGGTTGATGGATCATCATCTTCCACAATTTCTACACCTGCTCCTGGTTTTTCTTTCAAAGCTTTTGGCTATAAAGTCATGCTTCCAGAATATGCTCCAGG ATGGATCTACTTTTGGCTTCTGATGGCAGCTGGTTTTGGACTTTTTATCAGTGAGGAGGCTTTGAATATATGG GTTGGAATCTCTATAGCACGGATGCTTGTTCTAGATGGGACGTGGCAATCAGTAGTGAACTCCTTTTCCAGAAATGCTCCATATATAACATCCACTATTCTCTGGGTGTACTG GGGTGTTTGTATCAGTGATATGATACCTTTTTACCTTGGGAAGCTTTTTAAGCAATCTGGTGCATCCGATGATGTTTGCTCAAAG TTAGGGATTGGAAATCAGAAGGCAAGAGATATTACAAATGCTGTACAAAAATATGGGAATCTCATTGGTTTTG TGGAACGATTTTCTCTTGGAGTGAGAAATCCCACTGCTTTCCTTGCAGGGGCTCTG CACATATATATTGCAGGATATATCACCAGAGTGTTTCTTTGCCGGTGTCTGTTGCGGAGGCTTGATCACTCTTCCAATTCAG TTGACAATTGGATTTTTACTAAGAGAGCGTCCAGTATTTGCCGTTGCAACCGTTACTACTGTAGTG GGAATCTGGACTATATTCCCCTACGCAGTGGCTACTTCTACAGCATTATTCCTATATCTACGGCGCCAGTTTTCTGGTTAGGCCAACTCATTACTTTTATGATTGGTTAA